In Geminocystis sp. NIES-3709, a single genomic region encodes these proteins:
- a CDS encoding glycosyltransferase family 2 protein, translating into MPEKDKFNNPDVNTELDPITSLIAEFSDPEIEEEEFRNDFFRGLSGRRKKAAFTLSIIWLVTIALHLVSWSIWFVLILGCFVTVQALRLMFANPTPMIASENTENFPKVSLMVSAKNEEAVVGKLVKMLLSFDYPQDLYEFWVINDNSSDQTGIILDELAQKYPQLKVLHRDGTAKGGKSGALNQAFALTTGDIIGVFDADAIASPNLLKKVVSLFTLNQGAIQVRKSISNADENFWTLGQSTEMALDSYFQQQRIACGGMGELRGNGQFVRRQALESCGGWNEETITDDLDLTIRLHLDHWDIGILEHPAVQEEGVKTSIALWHQRSRWAEGGYQRYFDYWRFILSNRLNWSKKFDLLYFFLVQYIFPTAAIPDLVMVIIRHDIPLIAPLTSLTFLLAFWGMFTGLKRTKSENISITDTFNMLTQSLLGMIYMTHWFLVMPVTTTRMSIRQKQLKWVKTVHEGSSDDLELGLNEI; encoded by the coding sequence ATGCCAGAGAAAGATAAATTTAATAATCCAGACGTTAATACAGAATTAGATCCCATTACCTCATTAATAGCAGAATTTTCTGATCCCGAAATAGAAGAAGAAGAATTCAGAAATGATTTTTTTCGAGGTTTATCAGGAAGACGGAAAAAAGCCGCTTTCACCTTAAGTATAATTTGGTTAGTAACGATCGCACTTCATCTAGTGTCGTGGAGTATTTGGTTTGTTTTAATCTTAGGTTGTTTTGTTACGGTTCAAGCCTTACGCTTAATGTTTGCCAATCCTACCCCCATGATTGCCTCTGAAAATACAGAAAATTTCCCAAAAGTTTCTCTGATGGTATCCGCAAAAAATGAAGAAGCAGTGGTAGGAAAATTGGTTAAGATGCTGTTAAGTTTTGATTACCCTCAAGATTTATATGAGTTTTGGGTGATTAACGATAATAGCAGCGATCAAACTGGTATAATTCTCGATGAGTTAGCTCAAAAATATCCCCAATTAAAAGTTTTACACCGAGACGGTACGGCAAAAGGGGGGAAATCTGGGGCATTAAATCAAGCCTTTGCTTTAACCACTGGAGATATTATCGGTGTCTTTGATGCTGATGCGATCGCATCTCCTAATTTATTGAAAAAAGTAGTTTCTTTATTTACTCTTAATCAAGGTGCAATCCAAGTCAGAAAGTCTATTTCTAACGCTGATGAGAATTTTTGGACATTGGGACAATCCACAGAAATGGCATTAGATAGCTATTTTCAACAGCAAAGAATCGCTTGTGGTGGGATGGGAGAATTGAGAGGAAATGGTCAATTTGTCCGTCGTCAAGCCTTAGAAAGTTGTGGCGGTTGGAATGAAGAAACTATTACGGATGATCTCGATCTGACGATTCGTTTACACTTGGATCATTGGGATATTGGGATCTTAGAACATCCAGCAGTACAAGAAGAAGGTGTCAAAACGTCGATCGCTTTGTGGCATCAAAGAAGTCGTTGGGCGGAAGGTGGTTATCAGCGCTATTTTGACTATTGGCGGTTTATCCTCAGTAATCGTTTAAATTGGTCTAAAAAATTCGATTTACTCTATTTCTTTTTAGTACAATATATTTTTCCTACGGCTGCTATTCCTGACTTAGTAATGGTAATTATCCGCCATGATATACCACTTATTGCACCGTTAACCAGCTTAACCTTCCTATTAGCATTTTGGGGAATGTTTACAGGTTTAAAAAGAACAAAATCAGAGAATATTAGTATTACTGATACCTTTAATATGTTGACTCAAAGCCTTTTAGGAATGATATACATGACTCACTGGTTTTTGGTAATGCCAGTTACTACAACTAGGATGTCAATTCGTCAAAAACAACTAAAATGGGTTAAAACTGTTCATGAAGGTTCATCGGATGATTTAGAATTAGGTTTGAATGAAATCTAA
- a CDS encoding M15 family metallopeptidase, with protein MKPYQTIPIIECHEPLVPIPDDRFILENPPPYVKLGADYQGKSPYYLRKEVLSRLLMAKTKLGEIKPHWHIKIFDAYRPVSVQQFMVDYTFTSICNDRNLEANMLTSWEKASIYDEVYQIWAIPNDNPLTPPPHSTGSAIDLTLVDDNGIDVNMGGQIDELSPRSNPDYYKNSTDSQDVVFHKNREILLEIMIYGGFRRHQGEWWHFSYGDQMWAWLQNLDHPSLNTIAKYGRIVDIN; from the coding sequence ATGAAACCCTATCAAACCATTCCCATAATAGAGTGCCATGAGCCTTTAGTGCCAATTCCAGACGATCGATTTATCCTCGAAAATCCTCCTCCTTATGTGAAACTCGGTGCTGATTATCAAGGTAAATCCCCTTACTATTTACGGAAAGAAGTACTGAGTAGATTATTAATGGCTAAAACAAAATTAGGAGAGATTAAACCCCATTGGCATATTAAAATTTTTGATGCTTATCGTCCCGTTTCCGTACAACAGTTTATGGTTGATTATACCTTCACTTCTATTTGTAACGATCGAAATCTTGAAGCAAATATGTTAACTTCGTGGGAAAAAGCGTCTATTTACGATGAAGTATATCAAATTTGGGCAATTCCTAACGATAATCCTTTAACTCCCCCTCCTCATAGTACAGGATCTGCTATCGATTTAACTTTAGTCGATGACAATGGTATAGACGTAAATATGGGAGGACAAATTGATGAACTGTCTCCTCGATCGAATCCTGATTATTACAAAAACTCTACTGATTCTCAAGACGTAGTATTTCACAAAAATAGAGAGATATTGTTAGAAATAATGATTTATGGAGGTTTTCGCCGTCATCAAGGAGAATGGTGGCATTTTTCCTATGGTGATCAAATGTGGGCATGGTTACAAAATCTTGATCATCCCTCTTTAAATACGATCGCCAAATACGGAAGAATAGTTGATATTAACTAA
- the petN gene encoding cytochrome b6-f complex subunit PetN: protein MDILTLGWVGVLSLFTWSIAMVVWGRKGF, encoded by the coding sequence ATGGATATTCTTACTTTAGGTTGGGTTGGAGTACTTTCTCTGTTTACATGGTCGATCGCAATGGTAGTTTGGGGTAGAAAAGGTTTTTAA
- a CDS encoding efflux RND transporter periplasmic adaptor subunit: MTVSNLEKQNNPLPWIFGIMGGGIILIAIMSYVITNRTNSPTKIDEYTVPITQQTINLEISANGTVEPIQSVNISPKNPGRIVKLLVDQGAIVKKGQPIAVMDNKELYAQGIQAEARLRESQASLQEAQIKLQGDIQVYSSQINQALARLEESKRRIPSQIDQVRAQLAEAESRLKLAESQLKRNENLLKEGVISKDQFDQLGNEYIVAGANIQQLIRRMEELKTTEDPEIKRLEGAVAEIKISMEERKVSGKVEMERLKANIQAIQADLEIAKIQYEDTYVLAPFDGIVTQRFATEGAFVTPTTSASNTVSATSSSIVALARGLEIVAKVPEIDLNQIKLGQPVKIIADAFPDQVFEGVVRSVAPEAIVEQNVTSFEVKVAIVSGQEKLLSKMNVEVNFLGDKLSNALVVPTVAIVTEEGETGVMIPDENNDPKFKPITIGVSVDDKTEVLSGLLPGDRVFIDLPKDKRKNPQ; encoded by the coding sequence ATGACGGTAAGTAACTTGGAAAAACAAAATAATCCCCTTCCTTGGATTTTTGGCATTATGGGAGGTGGTATTATTCTTATAGCAATCATGAGTTATGTTATAACGAATCGTACTAATTCCCCCACGAAAATAGATGAATATACCGTCCCCATCACTCAACAAACTATTAATCTCGAAATTAGTGCCAATGGAACGGTTGAACCGATACAAAGTGTAAATATTAGCCCAAAAAATCCGGGTAGAATTGTTAAATTATTGGTAGATCAAGGGGCGATCGTTAAAAAAGGACAACCGATCGCCGTTATGGATAATAAGGAATTATACGCCCAAGGCATCCAAGCAGAAGCAAGATTGAGAGAATCACAAGCCAGTTTACAAGAAGCTCAAATAAAACTGCAAGGAGATATACAAGTCTATTCATCCCAAATAAATCAAGCCTTAGCTCGTTTGGAAGAGTCAAAACGTCGTATTCCTAGTCAAATTGACCAAGTGAGAGCTCAACTGGCGGAGGCTGAATCTCGTTTAAAATTAGCAGAAAGTCAGTTAAAACGGAATGAAAACCTTTTGAAAGAAGGGGTTATAAGTAAAGATCAATTTGATCAGTTGGGAAATGAATATATTGTTGCGGGGGCTAATATTCAACAACTGATAAGACGAATGGAGGAATTGAAAACCACCGAAGATCCAGAAATTAAGCGCTTAGAAGGGGCGGTGGCAGAAATCAAAATTTCTATGGAAGAAAGAAAAGTTAGCGGTAAAGTCGAAATGGAAAGGCTTAAGGCAAATATCCAAGCGATTCAAGCTGATTTAGAAATTGCCAAAATTCAATATGAAGATACTTATGTTCTCGCTCCTTTTGATGGCATTGTTACTCAAAGATTTGCGACGGAAGGGGCTTTTGTTACTCCCACAACTTCTGCATCTAATACAGTATCAGCTACTTCAAGCTCGATCGTGGCTTTAGCGAGGGGTTTAGAAATTGTGGCAAAAGTGCCAGAAATTGACTTAAATCAAATAAAATTAGGGCAACCAGTCAAAATTATTGCCGATGCTTTTCCAGATCAAGTATTTGAAGGGGTAGTTCGTAGTGTAGCCCCAGAGGCGATCGTAGAGCAAAATGTTACGTCTTTTGAAGTTAAAGTGGCTATTGTTAGTGGGCAAGAAAAATTACTCTCAAAAATGAATGTAGAAGTTAATTTTTTAGGAGATAAATTAAGTAATGCGTTAGTTGTACCGACTGTTGCTATTGTGACAGAAGAAGGAGAAACTGGGGTCATGATTCCAGATGAAAATAATGATCCCAAATTTAAACCTATTACTATTGGTGTTTCCGTTGATGATAAAACAGAAGTACTAAGTGGATTATTACCGGGCGATCGAGTTTTTATTGATTTACCAAAAGATAAAAGAAAAAATCCCCAATAA
- a CDS encoding R3H domain-containing nucleic acid-binding protein — MEEKLPQHRMQITDDLDKLLQILPFTIRQSVEQHPQKSSLIEIVLDLGRKPEARFSGHSSYLSDNLVSREDLEHCVTRVGHFSADNRAGIECTLHRISAIRNRQGNIIGLTCRIGRAVFGTILMIRELVESGQSILLLGRPGVGKTTALREIARVLADELDKRVVIIDTSNEIAGDGDVPHPAIGRARRMQVSRPELQHQVMIEAVENHMPEVIIIDEIGTELEAQAARTIAERGVQLVGTAHGNHLENLIKNPTLSDLIGGIQSVTLGDEEARRRGSQKTVLERKAPPTFQIAVEMWERQKWVVHEEVAQTVDHLLRGKQPIPQLRQVNDAGEVSITRDPSIAPQTELTTVQNLVEIPIKPSGLRASGKMIPLSLTHQQPNLDFEKMLANSWYQAEETTEKVRIPGPNGEDFPIYVYPYGIGRSQLEQVIGVLKMPIVLTKDLDDADAVLALRSQVKNHSKLMQLAKDRQVPIHSIKSNSIPQITRTLRQLVNMDNPETNEAADLRLFTKAGNDDEIEALEEARLAVEQIVIPQGQPVELLPRNPKVRKMQHELIEHYRLRSDSFGDEPNRRLRIYPA, encoded by the coding sequence ATGGAAGAAAAACTGCCTCAACATAGAATGCAGATTACTGATGATCTCGACAAATTATTACAAATTCTACCTTTTACAATTCGCCAATCTGTAGAACAACATCCTCAAAAAAGTTCTTTAATTGAGATCGTTTTAGACTTGGGGAGAAAACCAGAAGCTAGATTTTCTGGTCATAGTTCTTACTTGAGTGATAATTTAGTCAGTCGAGAAGATTTAGAGCATTGTGTAACTAGAGTTGGTCATTTTAGTGCCGATAATCGGGCAGGAATAGAATGCACTTTGCACCGTATCAGTGCTATTCGTAATCGTCAAGGTAATATTATCGGTTTGACTTGTCGTATCGGTAGAGCTGTTTTTGGTACTATTTTAATGATTCGGGAATTGGTAGAAAGTGGTCAATCTATTTTACTATTAGGTCGTCCCGGAGTTGGTAAAACCACTGCTTTACGAGAAATTGCAAGGGTTTTAGCCGATGAGTTGGATAAAAGAGTAGTGATTATCGATACTTCTAATGAGATTGCCGGAGATGGTGATGTACCTCACCCCGCTATTGGTAGAGCGAGAAGAATGCAAGTATCTCGTCCTGAATTACAACATCAAGTCATGATCGAGGCAGTGGAAAACCATATGCCAGAGGTGATTATTATTGATGAAATTGGTACTGAATTAGAAGCTCAAGCGGCTCGTACGATCGCAGAGAGAGGTGTTCAGTTAGTGGGTACTGCTCACGGTAATCATTTAGAAAATTTGATTAAAAATCCGACTCTTTCTGATTTAATCGGGGGCATTCAATCTGTTACTTTAGGAGATGAAGAAGCTCGTCGTAGAGGCTCACAAAAGACGGTTTTAGAAAGAAAAGCTCCTCCTACCTTTCAGATTGCCGTAGAGATGTGGGAACGTCAAAAATGGGTTGTTCATGAAGAAGTAGCTCAAACTGTAGATCATCTTTTAAGAGGTAAACAACCAATTCCTCAGTTACGTCAAGTTAATGATGCTGGAGAGGTTTCTATTACAAGAGATCCTTCGATCGCACCACAAACGGAATTAACAACGGTACAAAATTTAGTGGAAATTCCTATTAAGCCTAGCGGTTTAAGGGCTTCCGGGAAGATGATTCCTCTTTCTTTGACTCATCAACAACCGAATCTTGATTTTGAGAAAATGTTGGCTAATTCTTGGTATCAGGCGGAAGAAACAACCGAAAAAGTACGCATTCCTGGACCTAATGGAGAAGATTTTCCTATTTATGTTTATCCTTATGGTATCGGTCGATCGCAGTTAGAACAAGTAATAGGAGTGTTAAAAATGCCTATTGTTTTAACGAAGGATTTAGATGATGCTGATGCGGTGTTAGCTTTACGATCGCAAGTGAAAAACCATTCTAAATTAATGCAATTGGCGAAAGATCGTCAAGTTCCAATTCATAGTATCAAATCTAACAGTATTCCACAAATTACTCGTACTTTGCGACAGTTAGTGAATATGGACAACCCTGAAACCAACGAAGCCGCCGATTTACGATTATTTACCAAAGCCGGGAATGATGATGAAATCGAAGCCTTAGAAGAAGCAAGGTTAGCTGTTGAACAAATTGTCATACCTCAAGGACAACCTGTAGAATTACTTCCTAGAAATCCGAAAGTAAGAAAAATGCAACATGAACTAATTGAACATTATAGACTTCGATCGGATAGTTTTGGAGACGAACCTAATCGCCGATTGAGAATATACCCTGCTTAA
- a CDS encoding BolA family protein, giving the protein MVSLEQVKKTIQQEISDAQVFVKDLTGGGDHLEAIVISSQFEGKTKVKQHQLVYGALQGELKSEAIHALALKTYTPDTWLTLQN; this is encoded by the coding sequence ATGGTAAGTTTAGAACAAGTCAAAAAAACTATTCAACAAGAAATCTCTGATGCACAAGTGTTTGTCAAAGATTTAACGGGAGGTGGCGATCATCTTGAAGCGATCGTAATTTCATCTCAATTTGAAGGTAAAACAAAAGTAAAACAACATCAATTAGTGTATGGAGCATTACAAGGTGAATTAAAATCAGAAGCCATACACGCTTTAGCCTTAAAAACTTATACCCCAGATACATGGCTTACCCTTCAAAACTAA
- the grxD gene encoding Grx4 family monothiol glutaredoxin, with the protein MTPELKQRIDNIVNSSRVVVFMKGSKLMPQCGFSNNVVQILNTLGIPFETVDVLADYDIRQGIKEYSNWPTIPQVYVNGEFIGGSDILIELYQTGELQQMIEVALAS; encoded by the coding sequence ATGACACCAGAATTAAAACAACGTATTGATAACATTGTAAACAGTAGCCGAGTAGTGGTTTTTATGAAAGGCTCCAAATTGATGCCTCAGTGTGGTTTTTCTAACAATGTTGTTCAAATTCTAAATACTCTTGGTATCCCTTTTGAAACTGTTGATGTTTTAGCTGACTATGATATTCGTCAAGGAATTAAAGAATATTCTAACTGGCCTACAATTCCTCAAGTCTATGTCAATGGAGAGTTTATTGGAGGCAGTGATATTTTAATTGAGTTATATCAAACAGGGGAATTACAACAAATGATCGAGGTTGCTTTAGCTTCTTAG
- a CDS encoding CPBP family intramembrane glutamic endopeptidase, whose amino-acid sequence MADSNQPELETLNRIQILGFMGVTALILLVIAQLWRYLGSIQIIPVIFNLQAIGLGIIIAIGIISGSLLLSQIWGDYKNSAEKYLNLIITPLVFPDLIWVGLLPGLSEELLFRGVMIPAFGYDLVAIVISSLLFGFLHLSDRENWHYAMWATIIGFLLGYTAYITGNLLIPIIAHSLTNTASSIIWKIKKKSQKK is encoded by the coding sequence ATGGCTGACAGTAATCAACCAGAATTAGAGACTCTTAATCGTATTCAAATTTTGGGATTTATGGGCGTTACGGCCCTTATTCTTTTAGTTATCGCTCAATTATGGCGTTATTTGGGTTCTATCCAAATTATTCCCGTAATATTTAATTTACAAGCTATTGGACTAGGTATTATCATCGCTATTGGTATTATTAGTGGGAGTTTGCTTTTATCTCAGATATGGGGAGACTACAAAAATAGTGCTGAAAAATATTTGAACTTAATAATAACTCCATTAGTCTTTCCTGACTTAATATGGGTAGGGTTATTGCCTGGATTAAGTGAAGAATTGTTATTTAGAGGTGTAATGATCCCCGCTTTCGGCTATGATTTAGTAGCGATCGTTATTTCTAGTCTTCTTTTTGGTTTTTTACACCTGAGTGATAGAGAAAATTGGCATTATGCTATGTGGGCAACCATCATTGGTTTTTTACTCGGTTACACTGCTTATATCACAGGAAATTTATTAATACCTATTATTGCCCACAGCTTAACAAATACAGCATCTAGCATCATCTGGAAAATTAAAAAAAAGTCCCAGAAAAAATAA
- a CDS encoding RNA polymerase sigma factor, RpoD/SigA family: MNQLSSQIDYDHNLIETDIEQELSQVVAQFSVSDDENGKKSRGNKSKVEDSVGAFFKEMARYPLLTPEEEIDLAYAVKFLSDCEEKQQELHRNLERTPSKIELAKAMGLENERQLDNRLYKGRVAKRKMIRSNLRLVVSIAKRYLNRGVPFLDLIQEGAIGLNRAAEKFDPDKGYKFSTYAYWWIRQAITRTIANDSRTIRLPIHIVEKLNKLKKAQRVLKQTLQRQPTEMELADEMGITRQGLHQLLQLKRQSLSLNHRVGKGEDTELMELLEDSNLLLPEEKMNETMMHQEIVSVLSDVLSEREKEVIVLRYGLASSKAHTLEEVGKIFELSRERVRQIQTKAMRKLRRPQVARRLKGWLN; this comes from the coding sequence ATGAATCAGTTAAGCAGTCAAATAGATTATGATCATAACTTAATCGAAACTGACATTGAACAAGAATTAAGTCAAGTAGTGGCACAATTTTCTGTCAGTGATGACGAAAATGGAAAAAAATCCAGAGGAAATAAATCTAAAGTAGAAGACTCTGTCGGTGCTTTTTTTAAAGAAATGGCGCGGTATCCTCTACTTACTCCTGAAGAAGAAATTGATTTAGCCTATGCTGTCAAATTTCTAAGTGATTGTGAGGAAAAACAACAAGAATTACATCGAAACCTAGAACGAACTCCCAGTAAAATTGAATTAGCTAAGGCTATGGGATTAGAAAATGAGCGACAACTAGACAACCGTCTCTACAAGGGAAGAGTCGCTAAAAGAAAAATGATTCGCTCTAACTTACGTTTAGTAGTATCGATCGCCAAACGTTATTTGAATCGAGGAGTACCATTTTTAGATTTAATTCAAGAAGGAGCTATCGGCTTAAATCGGGCGGCAGAAAAGTTTGATCCCGATAAAGGCTATAAATTCTCTACTTATGCCTATTGGTGGATTAGACAAGCCATTACACGCACTATAGCTAATGATTCTCGCACCATTCGTCTTCCCATTCACATTGTAGAAAAGCTCAATAAACTGAAAAAAGCACAACGAGTTTTAAAACAAACTTTACAAAGACAACCCACAGAAATGGAATTAGCTGATGAAATGGGTATCACTCGTCAAGGTTTACATCAGTTATTGCAATTAAAGCGACAATCTCTTTCTCTTAATCATCGTGTCGGTAAAGGAGAAGACACGGAATTAATGGAATTACTAGAAGACAGTAACTTACTTTTGCCAGAGGAAAAAATGAATGAAACAATGATGCACCAAGAAATTGTTTCTGTCTTAAGTGATGTCTTAAGTGAAAGAGAAAAAGAAGTAATTGTGTTGCGTTATGGTTTAGCTAGTTCAAAAGCTCATACCCTTGAAGAAGTAGGGAAAATTTTTGAATTATCGAGAGAAAGAGTCAGACAAATTCAAACTAAAGCTATGCGTAAACTAAGAAGACCACAAGTAGCAAGACGTTTGAAGGGATGGTTAAATTAA
- the fba gene encoding class II fructose-bisphosphate aldolase (catalyzes the reversible aldol condensation of dihydroxyacetonephosphate and glyceraldehyde 3-phosphate in the Calvin cycle, glycolysis, and/or gluconeogenesis) has protein sequence MALVPMRLLLDHAAENGYGIPAFNVNNLEQILSIMQAANETDSPVILQASRGARSYAGENFLRHLILAAAETYPHIPIAMHQDHGNSPATCYSAIRNGFTSVMMDGSLQADAKTPATFEYNVDVTAEVVKVAHSVGASVEGELGCLGSLETGMGEAEDGHGFEGKLDHSQLLTDPDEAVEFVERTQVDALAVAIGTSHGAYKFTRKPTGEILAISRIEEIHAKLPNTHLVMHGSSSVPQEWLDMINQYGGNIPETYGVPVEEIQKGIKSGVRKVNIDTDNRLAITAAIREAAMKDPSNFDPRHFLKPSIKYMKQVCLERYQQFWCAGNASKIKQISLDDFAAKYAKGELNATVKKTVAV, from the coding sequence ATGGCTTTAGTACCCATGAGGTTATTATTAGATCACGCAGCCGAAAATGGTTATGGTATTCCAGCTTTTAACGTTAACAACTTAGAGCAGATTCTTTCCATTATGCAGGCGGCCAACGAAACCGATAGTCCCGTAATTTTACAGGCTTCTCGTGGCGCTCGTAGTTATGCCGGAGAAAATTTCCTTCGTCACCTTATCTTAGCGGCAGCAGAAACCTATCCTCATATCCCCATTGCTATGCACCAAGATCATGGTAATAGCCCCGCTACTTGTTATTCTGCTATCCGCAACGGTTTTACTAGCGTTATGATGGATGGTTCTTTACAAGCAGATGCCAAAACCCCCGCTACTTTTGAATATAACGTTGATGTTACAGCAGAAGTAGTTAAAGTAGCTCACTCTGTAGGTGCTAGTGTTGAAGGAGAATTAGGCTGTTTAGGTTCTCTTGAAACTGGTATGGGTGAAGCAGAAGACGGTCATGGTTTTGAAGGAAAATTAGATCATTCTCAACTTTTAACAGATCCTGATGAAGCTGTAGAATTTGTTGAAAGAACTCAAGTTGATGCTTTAGCTGTTGCGATCGGTACTAGTCATGGTGCTTATAAATTCACCCGTAAACCCACTGGTGAAATCTTGGCTATCAGCCGTATTGAAGAAATTCACGCTAAATTACCCAACACGCACTTAGTAATGCACGGTTCTTCTTCTGTACCTCAAGAATGGTTAGATATGATCAACCAGTACGGGGGAAATATTCCTGAAACTTATGGTGTTCCTGTAGAAGAAATCCAAAAAGGTATTAAGAGTGGTGTTCGTAAAGTAAATATCGATACTGACAACCGTTTAGCCATTACTGCGGCTATCCGTGAAGCGGCGATGAAAGATCCTTCTAACTTTGATCCCCGTCACTTCTTAAAACCCTCGATCAAATACATGAAACAAGTATGTTTAGAGCGTTATCAGCAATTCTGGTGTGCTGGAAATGCGAGTAAAATCAAACAAATTAGTCTTGATGATTTTGCCGCTAAATATGCGAAAGGTGAGTTAAATGCTACTGTCAAAAAAACTGTAGCTGTCTAG
- a CDS encoding carbonic anhydrase, translated as MKKIDFSRRNLLQLGALSLVSGSFITTMNKAISQEVVSQNEIQSELTPDKALELLLEGNDRFINNKVSNNNRSLSRVQQVAVGQNPFGILLSCADSRVPVEILFDRGFGDLFVVRNAGNIATSEEVGSIEFGSLVLGAKVILVLGHGNCGAVKAALEGNPVPDNIQSILDVIKPAFNDLTPEQKKDIPTAIKANVKLQIETLKKSSVITKLIEENKLKIVGGYYDLNTGKVSLI; from the coding sequence ATGAAAAAAATTGATTTTTCCCGTAGAAATTTACTACAACTTGGCGCATTAAGTTTAGTTTCAGGTAGTTTTATTACAACCATGAATAAGGCAATTTCTCAAGAAGTTGTCTCCCAAAATGAGATACAATCTGAGTTAACTCCAGATAAGGCATTAGAACTTTTATTAGAAGGAAACGATCGTTTTATTAACAATAAAGTTAGCAATAATAACCGTTCTTTAAGCCGAGTTCAACAAGTAGCTGTGGGACAAAATCCTTTTGGTATTTTACTTAGTTGTGCCGATTCGAGAGTACCTGTAGAAATACTTTTCGATCGAGGATTTGGAGATTTATTTGTTGTTAGAAATGCAGGAAATATTGCTACTTCTGAAGAAGTAGGAAGTATCGAATTTGGTTCATTAGTTTTAGGTGCTAAAGTAATTTTAGTACTAGGTCATGGTAATTGTGGAGCAGTAAAAGCAGCCCTAGAAGGAAATCCAGTTCCAGACAACATTCAATCAATTTTAGACGTGATTAAACCAGCGTTTAATGATTTAACCCCAGAGCAAAAAAAAGATATACCCACAGCTATTAAAGCGAATGTAAAATTACAGATAGAAACCCTTAAAAAATCTTCAGTTATTACTAAGTTAATAGAAGAAAATAAACTAAAAATAGTTGGTGGCTACTATGATTTGAATACAGGAAAAGTTAGTTTGATATAG